One region of Scophthalmus maximus strain ysfricsl-2021 chromosome 13, ASM2237912v1, whole genome shotgun sequence genomic DNA includes:
- the LOC118318605 gene encoding granzyme B isoform X1 yields the protein MMHALHKCLLFHLLTCLGQNALGSEIIHGKKVPDKLMLYMASVQISKGHTCGGFLVSEDFVVTAAHCDEDGPMSVVLGTHNLKKVNDAMRYDVKRCKYPSYVNITSGDDIMLLKLSRKAQLNDKVQTIRLPRTNDKIKEKQKCRVAGWGCNKRGGKVVDVLQVAEVPIVKLEMCKKQWKKTKFDLPANVTCAGGPNKGFCQGDSGGPLVCSGTAVGIVSFQNSVEYEHQRLPNVYTDLSKYLHWIKGILKKKNC from the exons ATGATGCATGCTTTACACAAATGTCTGCTTTTTCATCTCCTGACATGTCTCGGACAAAATG caCTTGGGAGTGAAATCATACATGGTAAAAAAGTCCCGGACAAATTGATGCTGTATATGGCTTCGGTGCAGATCAGCAAAGGTCATACATGCGGAGGATTCCTTGTCAGTGAAGACTTTGTGGTCACTGCTGCGCACTGTGACGAAGA TGGACCTATGAGTGTTGTTCTCGGCACCCACAATCTCAAGAAGGTCAATGACGCAATGAGATATGATGTGAAGAGATGCAAATACCCAAGTTATGTGAACATTACAAGTGGTGATGACATCATGCTCCTCAAA CTGTCTAGGAAAGCTCAACTGAACGACAAAGTACAAACAATTCGACTTCCAAGGACTAACgataaaataaaggaaaaacaaaagtgtcgTGTAGCTGGGTGGGGTTGCAATAAAAGAGGTGGTAAAGTTGTTGATGTGCTGCAAGTGGCGGAGGTGCCAATCGTTAAACTGGAGATGTGCAAgaaacaatggaaaaaaacaaaatttgatCTCCCGGCAAATGTTACCTGTGCAGGTGGCCCAAACAAAGGATTCTGTCAG GGAGACTCCGGGGGCCCTCTGGTGTGCAGTGGCACAGCAGTTGGTATTGTATCTTTCCAAAACAGTGTAGAATATGAACACCAAAGGTTACCCAACGTCTACACGGATTTATCTAAGTACCTTCACTGGATCAAAGGGAttctaaagaaaaagaattgttAA
- the LOC118318605 gene encoding granzyme B isoform X2, protein MISKGHTCGGFLVSEDFVVTAAHCDEDGPMSVVLGTHNLKKVNDAMRYDVKRCKYPSYVNITSGDDIMLLKLSRKAQLNDKVQTIRLPRTNDKIKEKQKCRVAGWGCNKRGGKVVDVLQVAEVPIVKLEMCKKQWKKTKFDLPANVTCAGGPNKGFCQGDSGGPLVCSGTAVGIVSFQNSVEYEHQRLPNVYTDLSKYLHWIKGILKKKNC, encoded by the exons ATG ATCAGCAAAGGTCATACATGCGGAGGATTCCTTGTCAGTGAAGACTTTGTGGTCACTGCTGCGCACTGTGACGAAGA TGGACCTATGAGTGTTGTTCTCGGCACCCACAATCTCAAGAAGGTCAATGACGCAATGAGATATGATGTGAAGAGATGCAAATACCCAAGTTATGTGAACATTACAAGTGGTGATGACATCATGCTCCTCAAA CTGTCTAGGAAAGCTCAACTGAACGACAAAGTACAAACAATTCGACTTCCAAGGACTAACgataaaataaaggaaaaacaaaagtgtcgTGTAGCTGGGTGGGGTTGCAATAAAAGAGGTGGTAAAGTTGTTGATGTGCTGCAAGTGGCGGAGGTGCCAATCGTTAAACTGGAGATGTGCAAgaaacaatggaaaaaaacaaaatttgatCTCCCGGCAAATGTTACCTGTGCAGGTGGCCCAAACAAAGGATTCTGTCAG GGAGACTCCGGGGGCCCTCTGGTGTGCAGTGGCACAGCAGTTGGTATTGTATCTTTCCAAAACAGTGTAGAATATGAACACCAAAGGTTACCCAACGTCTACACGGATTTATCTAAGTACCTTCACTGGATCAAAGGGAttctaaagaaaaagaattgttAA